Proteins encoded together in one Larus michahellis chromosome 4, bLarMic1.1, whole genome shotgun sequence window:
- the NAA30 gene encoding N-alpha-acetyltransferase 30 isoform X1, protein MAEVPPGPSSVLSPQGDTLSPFPGGGGGGGAASSSSSSTSSAAAAACTGAQDEEAEEEEEEEGPAGGRERQQRGGGGSDGGKGGPQQHRLHHHHHHPPHHNHQLNGLISPELRHLRASLKSKILSSEAGAAPEGLENKRASKTMGSGQQQQSSPPTTAPCSSPLTNHLPPQGRTAPSPPPSPPAAATGDRSQPAATTTTAAKTAARNGLAGGTGLEEEEQEEGDEGGEEEESLLLLSRSLTAACSLKGSGTDSQPEEDLTIRYVRYESELQMPDIMRLITKDLSEPYSIYTYRYFIHNWPQLCFLAMVGEECVGAIVCKLDMHKKMFRRGYIAMLAVDSKYRRKGIGTNLVKKAIYAMVEGDCDEVVLETEITNKSALKLYENLGFVRDKRLFRYYLNGVDALRLKLWLR, encoded by the exons ATGGCCGAGGTACCGCCGGGGCCTAGCAGCGTCCTCTCCCCGCAGGGGGACAcgctctcccccttccccggaggaggaggaggagggggggctgcttcctcctcctcctcttccacctcctctgctgccgccgccgcctgcaCCGGGGCCCAGGACGAGGAGgccgaagaggaggaggaagaggagggacccGCGGGCGGACGGGAGCggcagcagcgaggaggaggaggcagcgacGGCGGCAAGGGGGGGCCGCAGCAGCACCGcctccaccatcaccaccaccatcccccgcACCACAACCACCAGCTCAACGGCCTCATCAGCCCCGAGCTGCGGCACCTGCGGGCCTCCCTCAAGAGCAAGATCCTCAGCTCggaggcaggggcagcccccgAGGGGCTGGAGAACAAGCGAGCCAGCAAAACAATGGGCTCCGGACAGCAGCAGCAGTCATCGCCCCCAACCACAGCACCGTGCTCATCCCCCCTTACcaaccacctccctccccagggaaggactgcaccctctcctcctccttctcccccagcagcagcaacaggggACAGGAGCCAGCCTGCTGCCACAACTACAACTGCTGCTAAGACTGCAGCCCGCAATGGACTGGCAGGAGGGACTGGcttggaggaggaagagcaggaggagggggatgaaggaggggaggaggaggagtcccTGCTGCTACTTTCCAGGTCCTTAACAGCAGCTTGCAGTTTGAAAGGCTCGGGAACGGACTCTCAGCCCGAGGAGGACCTAACGATACGATACGTCCGATATGAATCAGAGCTGCAGATGCCCGATATCATGAGACTGATCACCAAAGATCTGTCTGAACCCTACTCCATTTACACATATAGGTATTTTATCCACAACTGGCCACAACTTTGCTTTTTG GCCATGGTAGGTGAGGAGTGTGTAGGTGCCATCGTCTGCAAGCTGGATATGCACAAAAAGATGTTCCGCAGAGGTTATATAGCCATGTTAGCAGTGGAttccaaatacagaagaaaaggaattg GTACAAACTTGGTTAAGAAAGCTATTTATGCTATGGTTGAAGGAGATTGTGACGAG gtTGTATTGGAAACAGAAATCACAAATAAGTCTGCTTTGAAACTTTATGAAAACCTTGGTTTTGTGCGAGACAAGAGGCTCTTCAGATACTATTTAAATGGAGTTGATGCACTGCGTCTTAAACTATGGCTGCGTTAA
- the NAA30 gene encoding N-alpha-acetyltransferase 30 isoform X2, with protein sequence MAEVPPGPSSVLSPQGDTLSPFPGGGGGGGAASSSSSSTSSAAAAACTGAQDEEAEEEEEEEGPAGGRERQQRGGGGSDGGKGGPQQHRLHHHHHHPPHHNHQLNGLISPELRHLRASLKSKILSSEAGAAPEGLENKRASKTMGSGQQQQSSPPTTAPCSSPLTNHLPPQGRTAPSPPPSPPAAATGDRSQPAATTTTAAKTAARNGLAGGTGLEEEEQEEGDEGGEEEESLLLLSRSLTAACSLKGSGTDSQPEEDLTIRYVRYESELQMPDIMRLITKDLSEPYSIYTYRYFIHNWPQLCFLVVLETEITNKSALKLYENLGFVRDKRLFRYYLNGVDALRLKLWLR encoded by the exons ATGGCCGAGGTACCGCCGGGGCCTAGCAGCGTCCTCTCCCCGCAGGGGGACAcgctctcccccttccccggaggaggaggaggagggggggctgcttcctcctcctcctcttccacctcctctgctgccgccgccgcctgcaCCGGGGCCCAGGACGAGGAGgccgaagaggaggaggaagaggagggacccGCGGGCGGACGGGAGCggcagcagcgaggaggaggaggcagcgacGGCGGCAAGGGGGGGCCGCAGCAGCACCGcctccaccatcaccaccaccatcccccgcACCACAACCACCAGCTCAACGGCCTCATCAGCCCCGAGCTGCGGCACCTGCGGGCCTCCCTCAAGAGCAAGATCCTCAGCTCggaggcaggggcagcccccgAGGGGCTGGAGAACAAGCGAGCCAGCAAAACAATGGGCTCCGGACAGCAGCAGCAGTCATCGCCCCCAACCACAGCACCGTGCTCATCCCCCCTTACcaaccacctccctccccagggaaggactgcaccctctcctcctccttctcccccagcagcagcaacaggggACAGGAGCCAGCCTGCTGCCACAACTACAACTGCTGCTAAGACTGCAGCCCGCAATGGACTGGCAGGAGGGACTGGcttggaggaggaagagcaggaggagggggatgaaggaggggaggaggaggagtcccTGCTGCTACTTTCCAGGTCCTTAACAGCAGCTTGCAGTTTGAAAGGCTCGGGAACGGACTCTCAGCCCGAGGAGGACCTAACGATACGATACGTCCGATATGAATCAGAGCTGCAGATGCCCGATATCATGAGACTGATCACCAAAGATCTGTCTGAACCCTACTCCATTTACACATATAGGTATTTTATCCACAACTGGCCACAACTTTGCTTTTTG gtTGTATTGGAAACAGAAATCACAAATAAGTCTGCTTTGAAACTTTATGAAAACCTTGGTTTTGTGCGAGACAAGAGGCTCTTCAGATACTATTTAAATGGAGTTGATGCACTGCGTCTTAAACTATGGCTGCGTTAA